One genomic window of Thalassolituus hydrocarboniclasticus includes the following:
- the traF gene encoding conjugal transfer protein TraF, producing the protein MTKRSLLAVAIATLGIQSAQAAPFLPMDARGLAMGNTGVASAQRAHAPAYNPSLLSQASEDDDFALLFPQVGVNLADEEELIDEAELISDEIFPDFEAAIDGAMGVSEGLDQNLNDLANAVDALVLELNQAAPDPATVQSLNSAVRDQFTDVNSDLTITGNAVNDLTDSLNRISGNPLSARLGVGGALAIPSKTFAAAVSISGSANISAKVNFSERDLSLLDSYVPAAQAYLQQADTTTEAIDAAFQSGAPDATTLQNLQDQVNALQGFDYVTDNGTTIIQDGQFTDDASDANLTSTAEVVAVAIVDLGVSFSREFDFAGEKVAIGLTPKLQKITTYHYADEVDGFDEVDEDSLEDSKEEYSKVNLDIGASYRFGSEGNWVAGLVGKNLLGGEFDYADVVVTPKDSNGDPDPLQPAYSIDGGSVNLNPQFRAGIAYQSSWVNVALDVDLTENDPIAFESATQYAAIGAEFDLFSTLQLRAGYRTNMSTTNADMVSVGLGLSPFGIHLDIAAMANPSDPEKEAGVALETGFYF; encoded by the coding sequence ATGACCAAACGTTCACTACTGGCAGTCGCCATCGCCACCCTCGGAATTCAGTCAGCTCAGGCAGCGCCTTTCCTGCCGATGGACGCCCGTGGTCTGGCTATGGGTAATACCGGTGTTGCCAGCGCCCAGCGCGCCCACGCTCCGGCCTACAACCCTTCTCTTTTATCTCAGGCATCTGAAGATGATGATTTCGCCCTGCTGTTCCCGCAGGTGGGTGTTAACCTGGCGGATGAAGAAGAACTGATCGATGAAGCAGAATTAATTTCTGACGAAATTTTTCCGGATTTTGAGGCGGCAATTGATGGGGCCATGGGCGTTTCTGAAGGTCTGGATCAAAACCTGAATGACCTGGCCAATGCCGTCGATGCCTTGGTGCTGGAACTCAATCAGGCAGCCCCAGACCCTGCGACAGTTCAGTCACTGAATAGCGCTGTCAGAGACCAGTTTACAGACGTCAACAGCGACCTGACCATCACTGGTAATGCAGTCAATGATCTGACGGACTCACTAAACCGCATCTCCGGCAACCCACTGTCGGCCCGCCTCGGTGTCGGCGGGGCACTGGCTATTCCCAGCAAAACATTTGCAGCGGCTGTGTCCATTTCCGGCAGCGCAAATATCTCCGCCAAGGTAAATTTCAGTGAGCGCGATCTCAGCTTGCTGGATAGCTATGTCCCTGCGGCTCAGGCCTATCTTCAGCAGGCGGATACTACGACTGAAGCCATTGACGCTGCTTTCCAGAGTGGTGCACCAGACGCAACCACATTACAGAACCTGCAAGATCAGGTGAATGCCTTGCAGGGCTTCGATTATGTGACGGATAACGGTACTACTATCATTCAGGACGGCCAGTTCACAGATGACGCCAGTGATGCCAACCTGACATCGACTGCCGAAGTGGTTGCAGTAGCTATTGTCGACCTTGGGGTATCTTTCTCCCGTGAGTTTGATTTTGCCGGTGAAAAAGTAGCCATTGGTCTGACGCCAAAACTGCAGAAAATCACGACCTACCATTACGCTGATGAAGTCGACGGTTTCGATGAGGTCGATGAAGACAGCCTGGAAGACTCCAAAGAAGAATACAGTAAAGTAAACCTGGATATCGGTGCCTCTTACCGCTTCGGTTCTGAAGGTAACTGGGTGGCAGGCCTGGTAGGTAAGAACTTACTGGGTGGTGAATTTGACTACGCCGATGTCGTGGTTACACCAAAAGACTCCAACGGCGACCCGGACCCGCTGCAGCCGGCCTATAGCATCGATGGCGGCTCAGTAAACCTGAACCCTCAGTTCCGTGCCGGTATTGCATACCAGAGCAGCTGGGTTAACGTTGCACTGGATGTTGATCTGACCGAAAACGATCCGATCGCGTTCGAAAGTGCCACCCAGTACGCCGCGATTGGTGCCGAGTTTGATCTGTTCAGCACTCTGCAACTGCGCGCCGGTTACCGCACCAACATGAGCACCACCAATGCTGATATGGTATCCGTTGGTCTGGGCCTGTCACCATTTGGCATCCATCTGGATATCGCCGCCATGGCAAACCCAAGCGATCCTGAGAAAGAAGCAGGCGTAGCGCTGGAAACCGGTTTCTACTTCTGA
- a CDS encoding multifunctional CCA addition/repair protein, translated as MQIYLVGGAVRDQLLNIPLKDRDWVVVGSTPDELLAQGFQQVGADFPVFLHPQSHEEYALARTERKSGQGYQGFDCRFSPDITLEEDLLRRDLTINAMAQDDHGNIIDPYHGQSDLQQRLLRHVSPAFAEDPLRVLRVARFAARFAPLGFRVADETMTLMRNMVNAGELDHLVAERVWNETQRALGEQQPEVYFQVLRDCGALKIWFAEIDALFGIPQPEKHHPEIDCGIHALLSLKAAAKLSSNIAVRWAALSHDLGKALTPEEEWPRHIAHEARGKKPLKTLHQRLKAPREAAELAVLSSEFHTHVHRAFELKGSTLNKVFNQLDAWRKSERFEQFLLVCEADAKGRTGLENEPYPQAGYMRAALKEALSINAQDMIAQGHQGAAIRTALNEARDKHLQYWKTQQQLSAE; from the coding sequence ATGCAGATTTACCTTGTCGGCGGCGCGGTACGCGACCAGTTACTGAATATCCCGCTGAAAGATCGTGACTGGGTTGTGGTCGGCAGCACACCGGACGAGTTGCTGGCTCAGGGTTTTCAGCAGGTCGGTGCCGACTTCCCGGTTTTTCTGCATCCGCAAAGCCACGAAGAATACGCTCTCGCCCGCACCGAACGGAAAAGCGGTCAGGGTTATCAGGGTTTTGATTGCCGCTTCAGTCCGGACATCACGCTGGAAGAAGATTTACTGCGCCGCGACCTGACCATTAATGCCATGGCGCAGGACGATCATGGCAATATTATTGACCCTTACCATGGCCAGTCCGATCTGCAACAACGCTTATTACGCCATGTATCGCCGGCGTTTGCTGAAGACCCGTTACGGGTGTTACGCGTCGCCCGTTTTGCCGCCCGTTTTGCTCCTCTGGGCTTCCGTGTTGCCGACGAAACAATGACCCTGATGCGTAATATGGTAAACGCTGGCGAACTGGACCATCTGGTCGCGGAACGGGTCTGGAACGAAACTCAGCGGGCACTGGGTGAACAACAGCCGGAAGTGTATTTTCAGGTGCTGCGCGACTGCGGTGCATTGAAAATCTGGTTCGCTGAAATTGATGCTCTGTTCGGCATTCCGCAACCGGAAAAACATCATCCGGAAATTGATTGCGGTATTCATGCACTACTGTCGTTAAAAGCCGCGGCAAAACTCAGCAGCAATATTGCCGTCCGCTGGGCAGCCCTCAGTCATGACCTGGGTAAAGCACTGACACCAGAGGAAGAATGGCCACGCCATATTGCTCACGAAGCGCGCGGTAAAAAGCCGTTAAAAACCCTGCATCAGCGCCTGAAAGCACCACGGGAAGCTGCAGAGTTAGCCGTGCTCAGCAGTGAATTTCATACCCATGTGCACCGCGCGTTTGAACTGAAGGGCAGTACGCTGAATAAAGTCTTTAATCAGCTTGATGCCTGGCGCAAAAGTGAGCGTTTTGAACAGTTTTTACTGGTCTGCGAGGCGGATGCCAAAGGCCGTACCGGGCTGGAAAATGAGCCTTATCCACAGGCCGGTTATATGCGTGCGGCACTCAAAGAAGCGCTGAGTATTAATGCGCAGGATATGATCGCCCAGGGGCATCAGGGCGCAGCAATAAGAACCGCACTGAACGAAGCGCGGGACAAACATCTGCAATACTGGAAAACACAGCAGCAACTAAGCGCTGAATAA
- the folK gene encoding 2-amino-4-hydroxy-6-hydroxymethyldihydropteridine diphosphokinase — MSRVFLGLGSNIDAEQNLAAGIARLSQQYSLLRVSPWYRSPAMGFDGPDFINLVVEIDCACAPAELAAGLKQLEFDFGRSADAVKYSSRALDIDILLFDDLVGEFSGLQLPRSDIQQFAFVLRPLLDIFPDGVDPADGTPLTHYWPALTDQPLYPVRASQNSVARG, encoded by the coding sequence ATGTCCCGTGTGTTTCTTGGTTTAGGTTCCAATATTGATGCCGAACAGAATCTGGCGGCTGGTATTGCGCGCCTGAGTCAGCAGTATTCATTGTTGCGTGTGTCTCCCTGGTATCGCTCCCCGGCGATGGGTTTCGACGGTCCGGATTTTATTAATCTGGTGGTTGAGATTGATTGCGCCTGTGCTCCGGCGGAACTTGCGGCCGGTTTAAAGCAGCTGGAATTTGATTTTGGCCGCAGCGCTGATGCGGTGAAGTATTCATCCCGCGCGCTGGATATCGATATTTTATTGTTTGATGATCTGGTCGGAGAATTCTCAGGGCTGCAGTTACCACGCTCTGATATTCAGCAATTTGCTTTTGTTTTACGTCCGCTGCTGGATATTTTTCCTGACGGTGTTGATCCTGCCGACGGAACACCACTGACGCATTACTGGCCGGCATTAACCGACCAGCCGTTGTATCCGGTACGCGCCAGCCAGAATTCTGTTGCCCGCGGCTAG
- the folB gene encoding dihydroneopterin aldolase — protein sequence MDKVFIRGLKVDAVIGVYDWEKQVRQPLIFDLEMAWDIRLAAATDDLMHALNYQAVTEFIERFVREQHFQLLESLLERLAEALRKEFGMPWLGIQVEKPAVVPQARAVGLYIERGDQPAGDKR from the coding sequence ATGGATAAGGTGTTTATCCGCGGTTTAAAAGTCGATGCCGTTATCGGCGTTTACGACTGGGAAAAACAGGTGCGCCAGCCGCTGATTTTTGATCTGGAAATGGCCTGGGATATTCGTCTGGCAGCCGCCACCGACGATTTAATGCACGCGTTAAATTATCAGGCAGTTACCGAATTTATTGAACGCTTTGTGCGTGAGCAGCATTTCCAGTTGCTGGAATCATTGCTGGAGCGTCTGGCTGAGGCGCTGCGTAAAGAGTTTGGTATGCCCTGGCTGGGCATTCAGGTAGAAAAACCGGCGGTTGTGCCGCAGGCGCGTGCGGTTGGCCTGTACATTGAACGCGGTGATCAGCCGGCAGGAGACAAGCGCTGA